From Corynebacterium aquatimens:
ACGCAGCTCGTTCTAGAGATGCTGGAAGCCAAGTTCACCGAGTTAGATGCACGTTCGCTGGAGCTTGCCGATGCGATCACGGCCATCAAAGACGTCTCACTCGACACCACCGGCCAGGCCCGCGTTGAGCTTAAAGCCGGCGGGGAGATGACAGCATTAGAGATCCAACGGATCTACTACGAAGCAGCGAAGTCGTGGTTGGACAATCGCCCCGACGAGGGCACACCGAACCACGAGTTGTCCCATGTGCTTGATCTGTGGGGTCGGGTGCTGGAAGCCGTCGACAAGCAAGATTTCTCGCTCGTTGACCGGGAGATTGACTGGGTGATCAAGTACAACCTCTTCCAGCGCTACCGTGAACGTTTGGGCTGCGAGTGGTCACACCCGAAGCTCGCGCAGATTGACCTGACGTACCACGACATCCGCCGCAACCGCGGGCTGTTCTACATGCTCCAAGCTAAAGGTTTAGTGGAACGCTGGACCACAGATTCCGCGATCGAAGCGGCGAAAGAGTTCCCGCCTGAAACAACCCGCGCTGTGCTTCGGTCGAAGTTCCTGAGCCGCGCTCGCGAACTTCACGCTCGGACCAATGTGGACTGGGTGCACCTCAAGGTAGACCGTCCAGAGCCGCAGACGGTGGAACTCCTTGACCCCTTTGAGACCGTGGATCCGCGGGTGGACACGTTGATCGAGTACATGGAGACGCACCATGGCTGAGAAGTCCTCCGACGCGGTGATCCAACGGCTCACCAACTTAACGTTCGCGCTGTTGGGTTCGTCGCGTCCGCGGGACTACGAGTGGATTCAGAAAAACGTTGAGGGTTATGAGAACCGTAGTGACGAAGCCTTCAAACGCATGGTTGCGCGCGACGTGCAATCCATTCGTCGCGCCGGGGTTCCAGCACGACACCGGGACGGGGAAGTCTGGGTGGATAAGGATGCCTACCAGCTACCCGCGATTGAGTTCACCGACGAGGAAGCCGCGGTGCTTGGTCTGGCCGGTGATCTGGGCGGCGCCGGTAGCTTAGGGGCTTTTGCCCGCTCCGGCTGGACAAAGATCGCCGCGGGTGGGGCCACAAGGCGTTTCGACGATGCGCCGGTGGCGGCCTTGGACAACGACATAGTGCGTTTGGATACGGACGTGCTCACCGCCGTGACCGCATGCGTGCGCAGTAAAACCCGCATCCGGTTTGCGTACTACCCATCGCCGACCACGAATCCCCAAACACGGACCATGGACCCATGGGGCATTGTCGCGCTGAACAACAAGGCGTACGTCGTCGGCTGGGACGTTGACCGGGAAGCGGAGCGGAGCTTCCGCGCGATCCGGGTCCGCGACGTGAAAAAGGTCAAGTCAGATTCCTTTGTCAACCCCACCCGGTCCCTGCAAGAAATCGTGGAGGATTCACTGCGGGGACCGACAGTGGATGCGGTACTTTCCATCGAGCCGGGGGCCGGCCGAGAACTCACGGAGAAAGCTTTCAAGGAAGACTCCGGCACGTACTGGCTGCGCGACGTCGAGCGCGACTGGTTGGTACGCACGGTGGTCAGCTTTGCGCCCAACGTGAAAGTGGTGGAGCCGAAAGACGTGGCGCAGGACGTGGTCGCGCTGCTCCGCGCCGCGGAGGAGGGGCATAGTGGTAGCTAAAAAGGACAGCGCCAACAAACTTGCGGGCCTGGTACGTTCACTCAATCTGATCCCGTATCTGCACCAGCACCCTAATTCCACTCCGATGGAGATTGCGCGGGACCTTGGGCAAACGCACGAAGAGGTCATGGAGGACCTAAGGCGGTTACAGTTCTCCGGCCGAAGCAAAGTCGCGGGTGAGCTGATTGACCTTGCCGCCGACTGGACAGGCATCACGATTATTGATGACCAGGGGCTCAACACCGCGCTGCGCATGACACCGACCGAGGCGAACGCGTTGTTGCTCACCCTGGAGTCGCTGGAAACAATGCCAGCACTGGTAAACCACGGTGCGGTAACTAGCGCGGCAGCAAAGATTCGCGCCGTGATGTCCAGCGCTGGTGTGGATGATGTGGTGCATCCCAATGAGGAAGGACACGCCGGCGTCCTTGCACTCGCTCTCACGCAGCGCAGGCAAGTGGAGGTGACCTACTATTCAGCCAGTTCGGACACCACAACCACCCGCGTCGTCTCCCCGTTGTCCTTCTTCCACAGGGACGGAAACACATACCTTTCTGCAGTAGAGAACGGAACCCAAAAGTCCTTCCGGCTGGACCGGGTCCGCCACGCTGAGCTGTTGGATTCCCCGTCAGAAGGAAGCGCGCAGGACTTCGATGATGCTGATCCCTTCGGTTTCTCCGGCCGGAATGTCGCGCAGCTGCGCATCCGAAGCGAGGCGACCTGGTTGGCTGACTACTGGCAGATTGAACTAGGCAATAGCAACGCTACAGACTGCACGGACGGTGGTACGGACAGCTGGGTGGACGCGCGCATGCCGTATGGCAGCGAGGAATGGCTCGTGCGCTTTTGCCTCAGTCAAGCTGACCGGCTCGAGCTAGTCTCACCAGTTAAGTTGCGCGAAGAAGTAGCTCGACGTGGCAAAGACGGCCAAGGGGCTTATGCTTGAACGAGCGGTGCGCTAAAGTCGCTCACGAAAGAAAATCTTGAAAGGACGTCCAATGCCGAATCTTGGGCCTACGGAACTCATCCTTATCCTCCTTGTCATCCTGCTTCTGTTCGGTGCTTCGAAGCTTCCGGACCTCGCTCGATCAATGGGTCGTTCCGCTCGTATCTTCAAATCGGAAATCAAGGAGATGGAGAACGACGACAAGGCGCATGACGCTGGTCAGGCGGCTAACACTGCCCCCGCGGTAAACGGCGAGCCGCGCCAGTTGCCCGCTGGTGGTTCCGCTTCTAACCAGGCGCAGTCCGCTGCTGAGCAGGGCTTCTGGGATCGCCCGGAGAACCAGCCACGCCGCACCAACTAAGAGCGGACGTAATAGCACCTCTACGCTGTGACTACTAAGACACGCAAAAAGAAAGCTAACCCCGATGGCAATATGACCCTGGTGGAGCACCTCCAGGAGTTGCGTCGCCGCGTTGGTATTTCTTTGATCGCCATTGCTCTCGGCACCGTTTTAGGTTTCATCTGGTACCAGAACGCGCCGTTTGGCATCATGCCGCTGGGTGAGATCATTCGCCGCCCCTACTGCTCGCTACCGGTGGAGCTGCGCGCTGATTTGACGGCCGACGGGTCCTGCCGTCTCCTGGCCACGAACCCGTTTGAGATGTTCATGCTGCGCCTCAAAGTGGGCTTCCTCGCCGGGCTGGTCGTGTCATCGCCGGTGTGGCTTGGCCAGTTGTGGGCTTTTATCACCCCGGGCCTCCACAAAGGGGAACGCCGCTGGACTCTCACCTTCGTGACCTTGGCCGTCATTCTGTTCGTTGCTGGCGCCTTGCTGGCCTACTTCATCGTTGACCAGGGCCTGTACGTCCTGATGTCTATCGGTGCAGAATTCCAGGTCAGCGCCTTATCCGGTGGTGAGTACTACAGGTTCGTCCTGGCACTGATCGTTATTTTCGGAGTGAGCTTCGAAGTCCCACTGGTCATCGTCATGCTTAATCTCGCGGGCCTGTTGCAGTACGAGCAGGT
This genomic window contains:
- the pafA gene encoding Pup--protein ligase, whose translation is MGVETEFGATAVRDGSAVLSPDEVSRYLFKPVIAAHKTSNIFTNSGSRLYLDVGSHPEYATAECDTVTQLLNHDKAGELIFEDLAAEAEQTLANEGIGGQIYLFKNNVDSKFNSYGCHENYLITRELLLKHFAKGFIPFLVTRQMLCGAGMIKDGTFHISQRAEQVWEAVSSSTTRTRPMINTRDEPHGDSKRFRRMHVIVGDSNMAEPTFALKIGSTQLVLEMLEAKFTELDARSLELADAITAIKDVSLDTTGQARVELKAGGEMTALEIQRIYYEAAKSWLDNRPDEGTPNHELSHVLDLWGRVLEAVDKQDFSLVDREIDWVIKYNLFQRYRERLGCEWSHPKLAQIDLTYHDIRRNRGLFYMLQAKGLVERWTTDSAIEAAKEFPPETTRAVLRSKFLSRARELHARTNVDWVHLKVDRPEPQTVELLDPFETVDPRVDTLIEYMETHHG
- a CDS encoding helix-turn-helix transcriptional regulator, with protein sequence MAEKSSDAVIQRLTNLTFALLGSSRPRDYEWIQKNVEGYENRSDEAFKRMVARDVQSIRRAGVPARHRDGEVWVDKDAYQLPAIEFTDEEAAVLGLAGDLGGAGSLGAFARSGWTKIAAGGATRRFDDAPVAALDNDIVRLDTDVLTAVTACVRSKTRIRFAYYPSPTTNPQTRTMDPWGIVALNNKAYVVGWDVDREAERSFRAIRVRDVKKVKSDSFVNPTRSLQEIVEDSLRGPTVDAVLSIEPGAGRELTEKAFKEDSGTYWLRDVERDWLVRTVVSFAPNVKVVEPKDVAQDVVALLRAAEEGHSGS
- a CDS encoding helix-turn-helix transcriptional regulator translates to MVAKKDSANKLAGLVRSLNLIPYLHQHPNSTPMEIARDLGQTHEEVMEDLRRLQFSGRSKVAGELIDLAADWTGITIIDDQGLNTALRMTPTEANALLLTLESLETMPALVNHGAVTSAAAKIRAVMSSAGVDDVVHPNEEGHAGVLALALTQRRQVEVTYYSASSDTTTTRVVSPLSFFHRDGNTYLSAVENGTQKSFRLDRVRHAELLDSPSEGSAQDFDDADPFGFSGRNVAQLRIRSEATWLADYWQIELGNSNATDCTDGGTDSWVDARMPYGSEEWLVRFCLSQADRLELVSPVKLREEVARRGKDGQGAYA
- the tatA gene encoding Sec-independent protein translocase subunit TatA; protein product: MPNLGPTELILILLVILLLFGASKLPDLARSMGRSARIFKSEIKEMENDDKAHDAGQAANTAPAVNGEPRQLPAGGSASNQAQSAAEQGFWDRPENQPRRTN
- the tatC gene encoding twin-arginine translocase subunit TatC, which translates into the protein MTLVEHLQELRRRVGISLIAIALGTVLGFIWYQNAPFGIMPLGEIIRRPYCSLPVELRADLTADGSCRLLATNPFEMFMLRLKVGFLAGLVVSSPVWLGQLWAFITPGLHKGERRWTLTFVTLAVILFVAGALLAYFIVDQGLYVLMSIGAEFQVSALSGGEYYRFVLALIVIFGVSFEVPLVIVMLNLAGLLQYEQVKDKRRIITVVLFIFAAFMTPGQDPFSMVALALSLTFLVEMAFQFTRINDKRRAKKSGSEGEDWSHLDDEEASGPIAAAAPIEAAQKVAPATRQQPSSTHEAASYDAPRAGAYDDIL